One segment of Deltaproteobacteria bacterium DNA contains the following:
- a CDS encoding alpha/beta hydrolase: MRRKEIAFAVDGVTLAAWLFLPERALPCPSVVMANGFGATRRARLDAYAERFAEHGFAVLVFDYRHFGDSGGEPRLVLDIDRQLDDWRAAVRLARSMPVLDASFLALWGTSFSGGHVLTVAAEDDALAAVIAQAPFVDGLASVRQAGFAHTARLSFSAMRDVARAATNREPFRIKVAGPPGSLAAMTAPGLEFGYRTIVPEDGESTDEVAARVFLSIPTYRPIGVVRRIRCPVLFCVADRDRVAPPEPALEAARRVPRAEIRRYDADHFDLYIGEGFERSVADQVEFLLRALAHRAGPGENGPT; this comes from the coding sequence ATGCGACGCAAAGAGATCGCATTCGCGGTCGACGGCGTAACCCTCGCGGCGTGGCTCTTTCTTCCCGAGCGCGCGCTGCCCTGTCCCTCCGTCGTCATGGCCAACGGCTTCGGCGCGACGCGGCGCGCGCGGCTCGACGCGTACGCCGAGCGCTTCGCCGAACACGGCTTTGCCGTGCTGGTCTTCGACTATCGCCACTTCGGCGACAGCGGCGGCGAGCCGCGCCTCGTGCTCGACATCGACCGGCAACTCGACGACTGGCGCGCCGCGGTGCGACTCGCGCGGTCGATGCCCGTGCTCGATGCGTCGTTTCTCGCGCTGTGGGGCACGTCGTTCAGCGGCGGACACGTGCTGACCGTCGCGGCGGAAGACGACGCCCTCGCCGCGGTGATCGCGCAGGCGCCCTTCGTTGACGGTCTCGCGTCGGTGCGCCAGGCGGGGTTTGCCCACACCGCGCGCCTGAGCTTTTCGGCGATGCGCGACGTGGCGCGCGCGGCGACGAACCGCGAGCCGTTTCGCATCAAGGTCGCCGGGCCGCCGGGGTCGCTCGCCGCGATGACCGCGCCGGGCCTGGAATTCGGCTATCGCACCATCGTGCCCGAGGACGGCGAGTCGACCGACGAGGTCGCGGCGCGCGTGTTCCTGTCGATTCCGACTTACCGCCCCATCGGCGTCGTCCGGCGGATCCGCTGCCCGGTGCTGTTCTGCGTGGCCGATCGCGACCGCGTCGCACCGCCGGAGCCCGCGCTGGAGGCTGCACGCCGGGTGCCCCGCGCCGAGATCCGCCGATACGACGCGGACCACTTCGACCTCTATATCGGCGAGGGATTCGAGCGGTCCGTCGCGGATCAGGTGGAGTTCCTGCTGCGCGCCCTCGCGCACCGGGCCGGGCCGGGCGAGAACGGCCCGACATGA
- a CDS encoding diguanylate cyclase, with product MRDESGTKAQLIEDLKAARDRIAALESPAGRVEDIARVFDAMPEPAYAIDPSGRVIAWNHEMERLTGVNSRDMLGRDQYEYAAPFYGVRRPMAADMVAYDDAALRDNFPSVRRTGDILEHEFYAPARGRGGSTFWSLAQPLRDGVGTVIGAVECLRDVTRQKLLESALSSAKGELEAMLTELQAALEKSREQYKNEAIRRGDLEGELARTRDEFVDWVDQLERSQKETKILGNMIDHLQACRTMGEAYGVVAHSADQLFPPDSGFLAMFGENRNNMEIVATWGTDPGAASVVFEPDQCWALRRGKIHHVDDPKHHQICQHVAGTPENGYLCMPMNAHGEVLGMLHVRFGHSLRQNREADILAKQRISTTLAEQFALSLSNLKLREILHEQSVRDQLTGLFNRRYMEETLDRELRRAKRQETPLGIIMLDVDHFKRFNDNFGHETGDILLRELGAFLARSIRGDDIACRYGGEEFILIMPGAPMEILARRGEQIRAGVETKLKVRPPGHDLQNVTISLGAAMFPAHGETPESIVGAADKALYSSKEGGRNRITLAETRKT from the coding sequence ATGCGTGACGAGTCGGGGACCAAGGCGCAACTGATCGAGGATCTGAAGGCCGCGCGCGATCGCATCGCCGCGCTCGAAAGCCCTGCGGGCCGTGTCGAGGACATCGCGCGAGTCTTCGACGCGATGCCGGAACCGGCGTACGCGATCGACCCGTCGGGGCGCGTGATCGCGTGGAATCACGAGATGGAGCGCCTCACCGGCGTCAATTCGCGCGACATGCTCGGCCGCGATCAATACGAATACGCCGCGCCGTTTTACGGCGTTCGTCGCCCGATGGCCGCCGACATGGTCGCGTATGACGATGCGGCGCTGCGCGACAACTTCCCTTCGGTCCGGCGTACCGGCGACATTCTGGAACACGAGTTCTACGCACCCGCGCGCGGACGCGGCGGATCGACCTTCTGGTCGCTGGCCCAGCCGCTGCGCGATGGGGTGGGAACGGTGATCGGCGCGGTGGAGTGCCTGCGCGACGTGACGCGCCAGAAGCTGCTCGAAAGCGCGCTATCGAGCGCCAAGGGCGAGCTCGAAGCCATGCTCACCGAACTTCAGGCGGCGCTCGAGAAGTCCCGCGAACAATATAAAAACGAGGCGATCCGGCGCGGCGACCTCGAAGGCGAACTCGCCCGCACGCGCGACGAATTCGTCGACTGGGTCGATCAGCTCGAACGCAGTCAGAAAGAAACCAAGATCCTCGGCAACATGATCGACCACCTGCAGGCCTGCCGCACCATGGGCGAGGCCTACGGCGTCGTGGCGCACTCGGCCGATCAGTTGTTCCCGCCCGATTCGGGTTTTCTGGCCATGTTCGGAGAAAACCGCAACAACATGGAGATCGTCGCGACGTGGGGAACGGACCCCGGCGCGGCCAGCGTGGTCTTCGAGCCGGATCAATGCTGGGCGCTGCGCCGCGGAAAGATCCATCACGTGGACGATCCCAAACATCACCAGATCTGCCAGCATGTCGCGGGCACGCCCGAAAACGGCTACCTGTGCATGCCCATGAACGCGCACGGCGAAGTGCTCGGCATGCTGCACGTGCGTTTCGGGCACTCGCTGCGGCAGAACCGCGAAGCCGACATCCTCGCCAAACAGCGGATCTCGACGACGCTCGCCGAGCAGTTCGCGTTGTCGCTCTCCAACCTCAAACTGCGCGAAATCCTGCACGAACAGTCCGTGCGCGACCAGCTCACGGGACTGTTCAACCGGCGCTATATGGAAGAAACGCTCGACCGCGAGTTGCGCCGCGCCAAACGACAGGAAACGCCGCTCGGCATCATCATGCTCGACGTCGATCACTTCAAGCGGTTCAACGACAACTTCGGGCACGAAACGGGCGACATCCTGCTGCGCGAACTCGGCGCATTCCTGGCCCGCAGCATCCGCGGCGACGACATCGCGTGCCGTTACGGCGGCGAGGAGTTCATCCTCATCATGCCCGGCGCGCCGATGGAGATTCTGGCGCGTCGCGGCGAGCAGATCCGCGCCGGAGTCGAAACCAAACTCAAGGTCAGGCCGCCCGGCCACGACTTGCAGAACGTCACGATTTCGCTGGGCGCGGCGATGTTTCCCGCGCACGGCGAAACGCCCGAATCGATCGTCGGCGCGGCCGACAAAGCGCTCTACAGTTCGAAGGAAGGCGGGCGCAATCGCATCACGCTCGCCGAAACGCGCAAGACCTGA
- a CDS encoding type II toxin-antitoxin system RelE/ParE family toxin — MNVGIIWTKPAVKALDRLDAATRRRVFDALTRFAESGHGDVKMLKGVDDEWRLRVGTWRIRFSWQHEPRALVVFDVRARGAAYRP; from the coding sequence ATGAACGTCGGAATCATTTGGACGAAGCCTGCCGTCAAGGCGCTGGATCGTCTGGATGCCGCCACGAGGCGACGTGTTTTTGATGCGTTGACGCGGTTTGCCGAATCCGGGCACGGCGATGTGAAGATGTTGAAGGGCGTCGACGACGAGTGGCGTCTGCGCGTCGGGACCTGGCGAATTCGATTCTCATGGCAACACGAACCTCGCGCCTTGGTCGTATTCGACGTTCGCGCTCGAGGCGCGGCGTACAGGCCGTAA
- a CDS encoding TetR/AcrR family transcriptional regulator: MTTPKKRAAAEAKSPVKPPAKPTAKRPERLYAGRSAAERVDERRDRLIDAGFELFATRGYRKTTIGILCARARVATRDFYAAFPTRDTLLEAVLARVMGETRAAVMEALADAAGDPVRMMESGLAAFVHAYLDDPRRARIVLVETSGVSREMTLRRRAYMHEFASVIETNATMLAERGELLPRDFSLGALALAGSVHELMMESVYAASPPSIDAVLAECRRLFSAAMAWEGAKDRPDSSAARKAR; this comes from the coding sequence ATGACGACACCGAAAAAGCGCGCCGCCGCGGAAGCGAAGTCGCCCGTGAAGCCGCCCGCGAAACCGACCGCGAAGCGGCCTGAACGGCTCTACGCCGGGCGCTCCGCCGCCGAGCGCGTCGACGAGCGGCGTGACCGCCTCATCGACGCCGGGTTCGAACTGTTCGCGACACGCGGATACCGTAAAACCACCATCGGCATACTCTGCGCGCGGGCTCGCGTGGCCACGCGGGACTTCTACGCGGCATTCCCCACGCGTGACACCCTGCTCGAAGCCGTGTTGGCGCGCGTGATGGGCGAGACGCGCGCGGCGGTGATGGAGGCGTTGGCCGACGCCGCGGGCGATCCGGTCCGCATGATGGAAAGCGGCCTCGCCGCGTTCGTCCACGCCTATCTCGACGATCCGCGACGCGCGCGCATCGTGCTGGTCGAGACGTCGGGGGTGAGCCGCGAGATGACGTTGCGTCGCCGGGCGTACATGCACGAGTTCGCATCGGTGATCGAGACGAACGCCACGATGCTCGCCGAACGCGGCGAACTGCTCCCGCGCGATTTTTCGCTCGGCGCTCTGGCGCTCGCGGGATCAGTCCATGAACTGATGATGGAAAGCGTTTACGCGGCGTCGCCGCCGTCCATCGACGCCGTGCTCGCCGAATGCCGCCGCCTGTTTAGCGCCGCGATGGCTTGGGAGGGGGCGAAAGACCGCCCGGATTCGTCGGCGGCGCGTAAGGCGCGGTGA
- a CDS encoding GH92 family glycosyl hydrolase, giving the protein MTKFTVWILACSLSALLIAGCGDDDDDNNSSPSPVDDDSSDDDSADDDTDDDAGDDDTWPPLPDDDTADDDDDLEPVDNPVDFVNVFIGTGGIGYGMGALIPGPNLPGSMVKLTPDTSIGGFAHEKMHAGGYYYPDNTIRGISHMHLPGIGATDLCNVNLMPVDGISDEKVTNAGYRSPFSHDNESGEPGYYRVHLDRYDVDVELTSTMNAGFHRYTFAAGAEPYVVIDAGYANVPGQVFDAEVTVDDSAREVTGMIDQRGGFTGRSGGLPIHFVARFSEPFEDFGTFDAGVRTPGGTSASGPTVGAYVGFAAAKGTVFAKVGLSIQSVEQARANLDAQIADWDFDAVRAASGAVWNERLMSVQVAGGREYDKRIFYSALYHLDQLVTSYTEENGKYVGFDRAAHDADGFTYYTDLSLWDTFRTFHPLVVLLHPDYARDMAISLVKMYEEGGAFPKWAQGLGDTGSMIGTHSDSVIADAYIKGVTDFDIDTAYEGLRAHAVGPVPYGNRDHVDSWTGRGWLSADEASGSVSKTQEYAYNDYCLSVLADALGETADAEMFAERAGNYANLWDEDTKFFRARDESGDFLAGFLEAWLWYDEYVEGNARHWRWFVPHDVPGLIDLFGGEEEFVAELEAFFAGTRPQPKPYGVLPDLFYYHGNEPDIHTPYLFNYAGRPDLTAKWVRWVLHNRHRDAPAGVFGNDDGGTLSAWAVFTMLGFYPVAPCSPYYQIGSPVFPWAKVGVGENELVITAENASFENIYVQSAALNGEALDVPWFTHDDIAGGGTLEFVMGPEPSSWGQGAMFED; this is encoded by the coding sequence ATGACGAAATTCACCGTTTGGATTTTGGCGTGCTCGCTATCGGCCCTGCTTATCGCGGGTTGCGGCGATGACGACGACGACAACAACTCCAGCCCTTCGCCGGTCGACGACGACTCGTCGGATGACGATTCCGCCGATGACGACACCGACGACGACGCGGGCGACGACGACACGTGGCCGCCTCTGCCCGACGACGACACGGCAGATGACGACGACGATCTCGAACCCGTCGACAACCCGGTCGATTTCGTCAACGTCTTCATCGGCACGGGCGGCATCGGCTACGGCATGGGCGCGCTGATTCCCGGGCCCAACCTGCCGGGTTCGATGGTGAAGCTCACACCCGATACGTCGATCGGCGGATTCGCGCACGAAAAGATGCACGCGGGCGGCTATTACTACCCGGACAACACGATCCGCGGCATCTCACACATGCACCTGCCGGGCATCGGCGCGACGGATCTTTGCAACGTCAACCTCATGCCGGTGGACGGCATCTCGGACGAAAAAGTCACGAACGCGGGCTACCGCTCACCGTTTTCGCACGACAACGAATCGGGCGAGCCGGGCTACTACCGCGTGCATCTCGACCGCTACGACGTGGACGTGGAACTCACCTCGACCATGAACGCGGGCTTTCACCGCTACACCTTTGCGGCGGGCGCCGAGCCGTATGTCGTCATCGACGCGGGATACGCCAACGTACCCGGGCAGGTTTTCGACGCCGAGGTGACGGTCGACGATTCCGCGCGGGAGGTCACCGGCATGATCGACCAGCGCGGCGGCTTCACGGGACGCTCGGGAGGATTGCCGATCCACTTCGTCGCGCGTTTTTCGGAACCCTTCGAGGATTTCGGCACCTTCGACGCGGGGGTGCGCACTCCGGGCGGAACGAGCGCGAGCGGCCCGACGGTCGGCGCGTACGTGGGCTTCGCGGCCGCAAAAGGCACGGTGTTCGCCAAGGTCGGCCTGTCGATCCAGAGCGTCGAGCAGGCGCGCGCGAACCTCGATGCGCAAATCGCCGATTGGGATTTCGACGCGGTGCGCGCGGCGTCGGGCGCGGTGTGGAACGAGCGCCTGATGAGCGTGCAGGTGGCGGGCGGGCGCGAATACGACAAGCGGATCTTCTACTCGGCGCTCTATCACCTCGACCAGCTCGTCACGTCGTACACCGAGGAAAACGGCAAATACGTGGGCTTCGACCGCGCGGCGCACGACGCCGACGGCTTCACGTACTACACGGACCTGTCGTTGTGGGACACGTTCCGCACCTTCCATCCGCTCGTGGTGCTGCTGCATCCCGATTACGCGCGCGACATGGCGATCTCGCTCGTGAAGATGTACGAGGAGGGCGGCGCGTTTCCCAAGTGGGCGCAGGGGCTTGGCGACACGGGCAGCATGATCGGCACGCACTCCGACTCGGTGATTGCCGACGCGTACATCAAGGGCGTGACGGATTTCGACATTGACACCGCGTATGAGGGGCTGCGCGCGCACGCCGTCGGCCCGGTGCCCTACGGCAACCGCGACCATGTGGACAGTTGGACCGGGCGCGGGTGGCTGTCCGCCGACGAGGCGAGCGGATCGGTCTCAAAAACGCAGGAGTATGCGTACAACGACTACTGCCTGTCGGTGCTCGCCGACGCGCTGGGCGAAACGGCGGACGCCGAGATGTTCGCCGAGCGCGCGGGCAATTACGCGAACCTGTGGGATGAGGACACGAAGTTTTTCCGCGCGCGCGACGAATCGGGCGACTTTCTCGCCGGCTTTCTCGAAGCGTGGCTTTGGTACGACGAATACGTCGAGGGCAACGCGCGGCACTGGCGCTGGTTCGTGCCCCACGACGTTCCGGGTCTGATCGACCTCTTCGGCGGCGAGGAGGAATTCGTCGCCGAGCTCGAAGCGTTTTTCGCCGGCACGCGGCCTCAGCCCAAGCCCTACGGCGTGCTGCCCGATCTGTTCTACTACCACGGCAACGAGCCCGACATTCACACGCCGTATCTGTTCAACTACGCGGGGCGGCCCGACCTGACGGCCAAGTGGGTGCGCTGGGTGCTGCACAATCGCCACCGCGATGCCCCGGCGGGAGTGTTCGGCAATGACGACGGCGGCACGCTCTCGGCGTGGGCCGTGTTCACGATGCTCGGTTTCTACCCCGTCGCGCCGTGCTCGCCATATTACCAGATCGGCAGCCCGGTGTTCCCGTGGGCCAAGGTGGGCGTCGGCGAAAACGAGCTCGTCATCACCGCCGAAAACGCGTCGTTCGAAAACATCTATGTGCAATCGGCGGCACTCAATGGCGAGGCGCTCGACGTACCGTGGTTCACGCACGACGACATCGCGGGCGGCG
- a CDS encoding NADP-dependent malic enzyme, protein MYDVERALAYHRNKRPGKIEVIPTKACRTQRDLTLAYSPGVAAPCLAIQKNPADVYEYTAKGNLVACISNGTAVLGLGNIGALAGKPVMEGKGILFKRFADIDVFDLELGTEDPDEIVKAVCLLEPTFGGVNLEDIKAPECFYIEAKCKELMNIPVFHDDQHGTAIITSAALLNAVEIVGKRIENFRVVVNGAGASGISCARLYLALGVRRENIFMLDTKGMIYAGRTEGMNAYKAEFAQDTKLRTLEEALEGADMFLGLSAKGALHPEWIRRMAKDPVIFALANPDPEITPNEALAVREDCIVATGRSDYPNQVNNVLGFPYIFRGALDVRARNINEEMKLAAVRALADLAREEVPDAVSRAYSGRRFHFGREYLIPTPFDPRVILWVAPAVAQAAIDTGVAGIPTLDHDKYVERLEVKLGPERHLMRTLLNQASQAPKRIVFPEGDHPSVLRAVHLIKEEGIAHPILLGDEERIRERARDLFVDLEGATILDRHFTCEGECSTCMTDDPYVDTLFQLRARKGVTRQEACRLLQRDRTYVASVMVLRGEADGMVNGVSTEYRDAIRPAIQVLGIREGTSVICGVYAMLFQDRMVLFADCTVNIDPNAEELAEIASMTTDLAKFLGVNPRVAMLSFSNFGSTPHPAAKKMAEAAELLRLRRPDVAVDGEMMASTAIDTEYMQRFYPFNRLGREANVLIFPNLESANIAYKLLAGFAKAQAIGPLLMGLRKPFNVVRREADSEEILYLSALTVCRAQGLLAPGTYIRPASKP, encoded by the coding sequence ATGTATGACGTGGAACGCGCGCTCGCGTACCATCGCAACAAGCGTCCCGGCAAGATCGAAGTCATCCCCACGAAAGCCTGCCGCACGCAGCGCGACCTGACCCTCGCCTACTCGCCGGGCGTCGCCGCGCCGTGCCTCGCGATCCAGAAGAATCCGGCCGATGTTTACGAATACACGGCCAAGGGCAATCTGGTCGCCTGCATCAGCAACGGCACGGCTGTGCTGGGCCTCGGCAACATCGGCGCGCTCGCAGGCAAGCCCGTCATGGAAGGCAAGGGCATCCTCTTCAAGCGATTCGCCGACATCGACGTGTTCGACCTGGAACTCGGCACCGAGGACCCCGACGAAATCGTCAAAGCCGTGTGCCTGCTCGAGCCGACCTTCGGCGGCGTCAATCTGGAAGACATCAAGGCTCCCGAGTGCTTCTACATCGAGGCGAAGTGCAAGGAGCTGATGAACATTCCGGTTTTCCACGACGATCAGCACGGCACGGCCATCATCACCAGCGCCGCGCTGCTCAACGCAGTCGAAATCGTCGGCAAGCGCATCGAGAACTTTCGCGTGGTCGTCAACGGCGCGGGCGCGTCGGGCATCTCGTGCGCGCGGCTCTATCTCGCGCTCGGCGTGCGTCGCGAGAACATCTTCATGCTCGACACCAAGGGCATGATCTACGCCGGACGCACCGAGGGCATGAACGCCTACAAGGCCGAGTTCGCGCAGGACACGAAATTGCGCACGCTGGAAGAAGCCCTCGAGGGCGCGGACATGTTCCTCGGCCTGTCGGCCAAGGGCGCGCTGCACCCCGAGTGGATTCGCCGGATGGCGAAAGACCCCGTGATCTTCGCCCTCGCCAACCCCGATCCCGAGATCACGCCGAACGAAGCCCTCGCCGTGCGTGAGGATTGCATCGTGGCGACGGGCCGCTCGGACTACCCGAACCAGGTCAACAACGTGCTCGGGTTCCCATATATCTTTCGCGGGGCGCTCGACGTGCGCGCGCGCAACATCAACGAGGAGATGAAGCTCGCCGCCGTGCGCGCGCTCGCCGACCTCGCGCGCGAGGAAGTTCCCGACGCCGTGTCGCGCGCTTACAGCGGACGGCGGTTCCACTTCGGCCGCGAATACCTGATCCCCACGCCGTTCGATCCACGCGTGATCCTGTGGGTGGCGCCTGCCGTCGCGCAGGCGGCGATCGACACCGGCGTCGCGGGCATCCCGACGCTCGATCATGACAAATACGTCGAACGCCTCGAAGTGAAGCTCGGCCCCGAACGCCACCTGATGCGCACGCTGCTCAATCAGGCATCGCAGGCGCCCAAGCGCATCGTGTTCCCTGAGGGCGATCACCCGAGCGTGCTGCGCGCCGTGCACCTCATCAAGGAAGAGGGCATCGCGCATCCCATCCTGCTGGGCGACGAGGAGCGCATCCGCGAGCGCGCCCGGGATCTGTTCGTCGATCTCGAAGGCGCGACGATCCTCGACCGGCATTTCACATGCGAGGGAGAGTGCAGCACGTGCATGACCGACGATCCGTATGTGGACACGCTGTTTCAACTGCGCGCGCGCAAGGGCGTGACGCGACAGGAGGCGTGCCGGCTGCTCCAGCGCGACCGCACCTACGTCGCGTCGGTGATGGTACTGCGCGGCGAGGCCGACGGCATGGTCAACGGCGTCTCCACCGAATACCGCGACGCGATCCGCCCCGCGATTCAGGTGCTCGGCATTCGCGAAGGCACGAGCGTCATCTGCGGCGTTTACGCCATGCTGTTTCAGGATCGCATGGTGTTGTTCGCCGACTGCACGGTGAACATCGACCCGAACGCGGAGGAACTCGCCGAGATCGCGTCGATGACGACCGACCTGGCGAAATTCCTGGGCGTCAACCCCCGCGTGGCGATGCTGTCGTTCTCGAATTTCGGCTCGACCCCGCACCCCGCCGCGAAAAAGATGGCCGAGGCCGCGGAGCTGCTGCGTCTGCGTCGCCCCGACGTGGCGGTGGACGGCGAGATGATGGCGAGCACGGCGATCGACACGGAGTACATGCAGCGCTTCTATCCGTTCAACCGGCTGGGGCGCGAGGCCAACGTGCTGATCTTCCCGAACCTCGAATCGGCGAACATCGCCTACAAGCTGCTCGCGGGATTCGCGAAGGCGCAGGCGATCGGTCCGCTGCTGATGGGCCTTCGCAAGCCTTTCAACGTGGTGCGTCGCGAGGCCGACTCCGAGGAGATCCTCTACCTCTCGGCGCTCACGGTCTGCCGCGCACAGGGCCTGCTTGCGCCCGGCACCTACATCCGGCCCGCGTCGAAGCCATAG
- a CDS encoding HDOD domain-containing protein: protein MSTVVLESSVRDEVRRTVARRVGSGDLEVPLMPAIAQRLLALSSDPDASAREFAEVIRLDQQLAARVLRIANSPVYSARGGITNLKQAIVTVGVRTLRDLGLAVSMGERVFRSKLFHVPMQRVWQHSIATAFIAKRIADVKKWDTGFAFLGGLLHDCGKPVLFLALEGVLRRRAEWGVLGSLLADDIVREFHAEVGGLVARSWKFPEELHDAIRWHHKYDDAPSGRSVARLLHASNLFAHAVGFRSYETEEEIALAQEPALREMGIGPADIELISKNLSEKVHSLIDGFTS, encoded by the coding sequence TTGTCGACCGTCGTTCTGGAATCGTCCGTTCGCGATGAGGTGCGTCGCACGGTGGCGCGGCGCGTGGGGTCCGGTGATCTCGAAGTCCCGTTGATGCCCGCCATCGCCCAGCGATTGCTCGCGTTGTCGTCTGATCCCGATGCGTCGGCCCGCGAATTCGCCGAGGTGATTCGCCTCGACCAGCAGCTCGCGGCGCGTGTTCTGCGAATCGCCAACAGTCCGGTCTATTCGGCGCGGGGCGGCATCACGAACCTGAAGCAGGCCATCGTCACGGTCGGCGTACGCACGTTGCGCGATCTGGGCCTCGCCGTTTCGATGGGTGAGCGCGTGTTTCGCTCGAAGCTCTTCCACGTGCCGATGCAGCGCGTCTGGCAGCACTCGATCGCGACGGCCTTCATCGCCAAGCGGATCGCCGACGTGAAAAAGTGGGATACCGGGTTCGCGTTCCTGGGCGGCTTGTTGCACGATTGCGGCAAGCCTGTGCTGTTTCTCGCGCTCGAGGGCGTGCTGCGCCGGCGGGCGGAGTGGGGCGTCCTGGGGTCGCTGCTCGCCGACGACATCGTGCGCGAGTTTCACGCCGAGGTCGGCGGACTCGTGGCGCGTTCGTGGAAGTTTCCCGAGGAGTTGCACGACGCGATCCGCTGGCACCACAAATACGACGACGCCCCGTCGGGCCGTTCCGTCGCGCGCCTGCTGCACGCGTCGAATCTCTTCGCGCACGCGGTGGGATTCCGGTCCTACGAGACCGAGGAAGAGATCGCGCTCGCCCAGGAGCCGGCCCTGCGCGAGATGGGCATCGGCCCCGCCGACATCGAACTCATCTCGAAGAACCTGTCCGAGAAAGTCCACTCGCTGATCGATGGATTCACGTCGTAA